Sequence from the Catenuloplanes indicus genome:
AACGAATCGGTCTCCCGTCTCGTTTGCAAGGCACGGCCGGGGAGGGCACCCGGCGCCGGCGGGAGGGGTGGCGTGAGCACGCACGGGCTGAAGGCCGACACACCGCGGCGGCGGGTGCTCCCGGGGCGCAACGCGCAGCTCGCCGCGCTCGACGCCGCGCGCCGTGTCACCATCGCCGAGGGCCGGTTCGTGCTGGTCGCCGGTCCGGCCGGCAGCGGGCGGACGGCGTTGCTGGACACCGCCGCGGAGCTCTGGCGCGCTGCCGGGCTCACCGTGCTGCGGGTGCGCGGGGACGGCTTCGCCGGGCTGCTCGACGTGCTGCGCGAGCAGTACGAGCGACTGGCCGACCCGCTGCTGGCCGGTCCGCTGTCCGCGCTCGGCGAGCTGTGCGCCGAGGACGGCGCGGCGGACCGGACCGGCCGGCCGGCGGCGCTGTCCCAGCTGACCGCGGCCGCGTTCGGCCTGGCCGGCCGGCGCACGCAGACCATCGTCGTGGCCGACGACGCCGACGACGCGCCCGGTCTGGCCGCCGCGCTGGCCGCCGTGGTCCGCGGCAACTGCCTGGTGGTCGCGTCCGCCCGGACCGCCCGCGGCCGGCTCGCGGCGCTCGCCGACACCGTCGTGGACCTGCCCCCGCTCAGCGCCGACGCGGTCCGCGACATGCTGACCCGCCGGTACGGCGCACCGCCGGACGACGCCGTGCTGCCCGCGCTGACCGCCGCGCTCGGCCCGCTGGCCGGCCACCCCGCCACCGTGCTGAGCACCGCGGACGCGCTCGCCGAGACCGGCCGTCTCACCATCGTCCACGGTGATCTGTGCCTGCGCGACGCGCGGGCGCCGATCGCGCTGCCCGCGGCGCACCCGCTGGTGGCCGCGCTGCACGAGCGCGGCCCGGTCGCGGTGCGGCTGGTCACCATGGCCACGGTCACCCGGTTCGGGCTGGACGACCTGCCGGTCTTCGCGGACGCCATGCTCGGCGACCTGGACGCGTACGGCGGGACCGTGGACGCGCTGGTCCGCGACGGCGTGCTGGCCGTGGACCCGCGCGGTGGCATCGCACCGCGCTGCACCGCGCTCGGCGCCAGGCTGACCGAGGACGCCGGGCCGGACACGGTGGCCCGGCTGCACCGCGCGTACGCGGCCGCGATGTTCCGCCGGGCCGGGGCCGGCGCCGGCGCCGACCGGGCCACGCTCGCCGACCACGTCACGTCCGCGGGCACCTCGATCCCGGCCGGCCGGACGACCGCGGAGCACCTCGCCACGACCGCGGACGAGGCGGTCAACCGGGAACCGGACCGGGCCGCGGACTGGCTGCTGGCCGCACTCCGGCACGCCGAGGGCGACCGGGAGACCGGCGAGATCCTGTCCCGGCTGCTGCGCCTGCTGGTCCGTACCGGCCGGTTCGCGCTGCTCGCCGACGTGGTGCGGGAGGCGGCGCCGCACGGCCGGCTCCCGGGCCTGGCCGTCGCGGCCGCGCTCGCCGCGATCCACACCGGACGCCCGGTGCCGTCCGAGGTCGCGGCGCTACCCGGCGGGGAACTGGTGTCGCAGCTGGTGCACGGCTGGTTCACCGGCACGGCGCCGGGCCTCGCCCCGGACCTCGCCCCGGAGATCGTCGGCGCGGACGAGTTGCAGCTGGTGCTGCGGGCGATGAGTGGCGGCCTGGACGCCACGGCGCTGCCCGCGGAACGCGCCGACGCGCTGCTGCGGGCCGGTGCGGTCGGGGATCTGGTCTCGGTGCTGCGGCTGGTGCTCGGCGAACACCGGTACGGCACGCCCGTCGACGGCCCGATCGCGGCGTACCACCGGCTGCACGCCCGCAACGCGGCCGGTGACCTGACCGCCGTGGTCCACGCCGCGCGCGAGGCCGGCCACTCCGGCGGCCTGCCGCCCGCGCTCGGCCATCTCTGCCGGCTCTGGGGCGCCGAGGCGCTCGCGCTGCAGGGCCGGGCCGGCGAGGCGGTGTCCTGGTGGCAGCCGGTGCCCGACGAGGCGCCGTTCGCGGCGTTGCGCTGGTGGGTGGCGAACGGGCCGGCCGGTGAGCCGCGCACGGCGGACGAGGCGGCGGAGCGGCTCCGCGACGCGCGCGTAGCCTACCGGCGGCAGCGCGGGTCCGGCAGCGTGCTCGGCATCGCGCACCTGATCACCCGCGCGTCCGCGACGGCCGCGTGGTTCGCGCTGGACGACGAGGCCGCCGCGTGGGTAGCGACCGCGGAGGCGGACGCGACCGGCGACCTCCGCTGGATCAGCACGACCGCGCTGATGGCGGCGCGCGCGTTCGCCGGTGACCGGGACGCCGCCGACGTCGTCGCCGCGCGGGTACGGGCCGGCGGCGACCGGGCCCGGCTCGCGTCGACCACGCTCGCCATCGGCCGGGTCGCCGCCGAGCCACGCCCGTGGCTGCTGGAGGCGCAGGCCGCGGCGGAGGCGGCCGGCTCGCCGTGGCTGCGCTCCGCGGTCGCCGCGGCCATGCGCCGGCGCGGCGTGCGACGGCCCCGGGTCCGGGCGCCGCAGGCCACGTTCAGCGCCGGTGAGCGGGAGATCATCGAGCTGATCCGGCAGGGCCGCACCAACCGGCAGATCGCGGCGCAGGTACGGATGAGCGAGAAGACGATCGAGAACTACCTGACCCGGTTGTTCGCGCGCACCGGCTGCCGCTCCCGGGTGGAACTGGCCGCGGTCCGCCTGACCGCGGAGAACACCCGATGACGCACCCGGCCGGATATCCGCTGACGCTGCTCACCGGCCCGCCGGGCATCGGCCGGTCGCGTGCGCTGCGCGGGTGGCGCGACGCCGCGGCCGCCGAGGGCCGGCCGGTGCTGGAGGTGCGGCTGTCCGCCGAGGACCGGCACGAGCCCTGGTACCTGGCCGGCCGGCTGCTCGCCGCGCTCACGCCGCCCCCGTCCCGGCCGGCCGCGGGCCGGCCCCGGCCCGGAGCGGCCGAACCGCCGGCCGTCGCGCTGACCCGGGCGCTGCGTGCGCACCCCGGCCTGACCGTGCTGGTCGACGACGTCCAGTGGGCCGATCCGGAGTCGGTGACCGAGCTGCTCGGCCTGCTCCCGGACGTGGCCCGCGCCCCGGTGCGCTGGGTCGCCACGCTGCGCACCGGCCCACGACCGGCGCCCGGCCCGGCGGCCGCGTTCGCGCGGCTGTGCACGGCCGGACTGGCCCGTGCCGAGCCGCTGCGGCCGCTGACTGCGGCGGAGTCGGACGCGCTGCTGTCCCGGCTGCTCGGCGCCACGCCGAACGACGCGCTGCGCACCGTGCTGCGCCGGTTCAGCCGGGGCCGGCCGGCCGCGCTGATCGCCGCGGTCGAGGGCTACCGGGACCTGGTCCGGGTGGTGGACCGGCGGGCCTACCTGACCGACCCGACCGCGGCGCCGCGCCTGCCGGACGGCCACGGCCTGCTCCGGCCGGTCCGCGACCTGCCGCCGGGTACCCGCGCGGTGGCCCGCGCACTGTCAGTGCTGGAAGCGCTGGAGGCGGACGTACCCGCGCTGATCGCTCTGGCTCTCGATCTTCCGGTGCCGGACGTGCACGCGCACCTGGCGGCGCTGCGCGACGAGGGACTGGCCCGCGAGCACCGGCACGGCTGGCGGATCGCGACCGCGCCGCTGGCCGCGGCGCTGACCGGCGCGCTCGGCCCGTTCGAGCGGCGGCGGCTGGCCCGGATCGCGGTGGAGGCGATCCTGGGCGGCGAGGCGGTCTGCGGCCACCCCGGCTTCCTGCCGGACCAGATCACGATCGCCGGTACGCTGCTCGACCCGGAACCGGCCCGGCTGCTGCTGCGCGCGCACGCCATCGCCGCGACCGGCCGGAGCCCGGAGGCCGCGGCCCGCTGGTGGGCCGGTGCAGCCCGGCTCAGCGACGACCCCGGTGACCGGGCCGAGGCGGACCAGGCCCGCGCGGTCGCCGACCTGCTCCTCGGCCGGTACGAGGCGACCCGCGCCGCGATGCGCCGGCAGCTGGCCGACCGCGCCGCACTGTCCCCGATGGTCCGCCAGGAGGCCGAGCAGCTCGCGCTGATCGGCGCGCGGGCCGCCCGGGACACGGACGAGGTCCGGCGCACCGCCCGCGGCGAGCCCGCCTGGCCCGGCGGCCCGGAACCGTCCCCGGTCACCCGCGCGGGCGCGCTGGCGCTGCTGAACCGCTGGACCGAGGCCGCACGGGTGCTGTCCGGCGCCCCGCCGTCGCTCGCCGCCGAGAACCTGGCCGCGCAGATCGCGGCGGTCACCGGCGACCCGGTCGAGGTGCGCGGCGGCCCGGCGCGGCGCGGGCCGGACGCACCGCGGGCGTGGACCCGGCGCCACCGGACCGGCACCGCGATGACACGCTTCCGGCTCGCCGCGATCGCCGGTGACCTGGCCGGTGCGGAACGCGTGCTGGCCGACGCCGACCTGACCGTGGACGTGCTGCCGGAACCGGACCGGGCGCTGCACCGGTGGCGGGCCGGTCGGTGGGACGAGGCTCTGGACGACGCCCGGTTCAGCGTCGCCACCGACCTCACCCTGGTCTTCCACCCGGCACAGTGCACGCTGCACCGGGTCGCCGCCGAGGTGCTGCTGGCCCGCGGCTGGCCGGCCCGCGCCCGCGCGCTGCTGGAGAACGCCCGCGCGGACGCCGCCCCGCTGCCGCACCTGCTGGCACCGGCCGCCGCGGAACTGGAGTGGATCCTCGGCGATCCGGGCGCGGCCGCGCGGACCGTCCGCGACGCGCTGGCCGAGGCCGCGGCGCAGGGCGTGCTGATCGGCGTCGACGAGCTGCGGCTGGCCGCCACCGAGCTGGCGATGGCCCGCGGCGACGCGCCCGCGGCCAAGGAGGCCGCGCTCGCCGCGCCCGCGCCGGGCAGCACCGCCGGTGAGCTGCGCGCCGCCACCGCCGCGATGATCGCGCACCGGGACGCGGGCCGCGCCGACACCGTGCTGACGCTGGCCCGCCGGATCGGTCAGCCGTACGAGCTGGCCCGCACGATCGAACGGGTGGTCCGCTGGACCGGCCGGCGGCCCGAGCTGCTGGCCGAGGCCTACGACCTGCTCGGTGCGCTCGGCGCGATCCTGCACCGGTCCCGGGTCCGGCAGGCCATGCGCGACCACGGCGTCACCGTCCCCGGCCGCGCCGAGACGCTGGCCGAGAGCGAGCGGCTGCTGGCCGCGCTGGTCGCCGAGGGACTGTCCAACCGAGAGCTGGCCGCCGCCACGCAGAGCAGCGAGAAGAGCGTCGAGGGCCGGCTGTCCCGGCTGTTCACCCGCACCGGCTACCGGTCCCGGGTGGAGCTGGCCGCGGCCGTGCTCAACGGCGAGCACCGGATCGGCTGACCGTCACGGCCCCGGCGTGAGCAGGCTGGCCAGCGGCAGGTCGATGCCCTTCGCCGAGTGCTTCCACCGCTCGTTCTCCACCTGCAGCACCTGGTCGACCCGGGTCCGCTCCCAGGACCGCTTCGGCAGCAGCAGCGACACGCCCGCGGCCACCAGCTCCGGCAGCCGCGACCGCACCGAGGTCAGCCCGACCAGGCTGTTCGCACTGGCGGTCACGTCGATCGCCCGGTTCGCCGCCACCTGGACGTGCACCAGCCGGTGCCCGGACCGGACCGCCGGGCGCTTCGGGTGCAGCGGCAGGAAATCGCCCTCCGGCTTCTCCGGCAGCAGCACCCACGCGCCGCCGCCGCGATCGGACCTCGGCCAGGTCACCACGTCGTTCGGCAGCCCTTCGGTGCCGTGCCGGGCACCGGTGCAGCGCAGCACCACCGGGTTCTCCGGCAGCTCCTCGTGGTCGCCCGGCCGCCCGTCCTCGTCCACCCGGTAACCGGCCGACAGCCGCGCCTGGTCCAGCCACCCGGCCGGCAGCAGGAACGTGCCGCTCTCCGCGGCCAGATGCTTCAGATCCGCCGGTACGTCCTCCACCCGGCCCAGATCGACCGCGGCCCCGGCCTCCACCCGCAGGCAGAGCAGGTGCCTCTGCGGGTTGTCCCGGGCCAGCCGCTCCCCGTCCAGAGCCCCGAGCAGGAACAGATTCGCCGACGGTACGCCCTCCACCGCGACCCGCTGCGGCGTCCACGCACTGGTCACCCACAGGCGGATCGGCTCCGCGTTCACCTCCGGCAGGTCCGGCAGCCACCGCACCCCGTGCCGGCGGCTGCCCCGCCCGGGCACGGTCAGCGACGGGCGCGGGCTCGGTGCGGGCAGCACCCGCTCCGGTGGCGGCGGGACCGCCAGCGGCTCGGCCACCGTCACCACCGGCGAGGCCAGCGAGGCCGCCGGGTGCCGCCGCCGCGGGATCAGCCAGCCGTCGTCGTTGCGCCAGCGGCCGGTCTCCTCCGCGGTGCCCGGCTTCCCGGCGCGCAGCCAGCGCGCCGGGCGCTGCTGGTCGTCCACGGCGCGGGCCAGCCCGTCGCGCACCACCACGGTCGCGCCCGGCGGTAGCGACCAGATCTCCACGCCCAGCTCCGGCTCCAGCAGCGCCAGATGGCCGCGCAGGCCGCTCGCCCGTTCCGGCAGCACCGGCGTGACCAGCAACAGGTCCTCGCCGGTCCAGCCGGAACCCGCCAGCAGCGCCCGCAGTTCCGCGACGCCGACCGCGAGGCTGCTGCCGTCCGAGTAGCGCAGCGCCAGCCGCCCGTCGTCCAGCACGGTCAGGTCGATCAGCACGGTGCCCGGCTCCGCGGTCAGGTCCGTGTACCGCTGGCGCAGCGCGTCCTCTGGCTGTCGCCCGGTGCTGATCAGCGCCACCCCGCCGACGGCCAGCACGGCCGGCCCGCCGCGCGGCACCAGCCGGCCGTCCCGGTCGGTGGTGAACCGGCCGGTCTCCGGCGCACCCGGCGGCCGGAACGCGGCCCACCGGGACACCGCGCCGGACCGGTCGCGCGCGGCCAGGTCCCGCGAGCCGCGCAGCAGCACCGCCTCGTCGCCGGGCGCGGGCGCCCACACGGTGGCGCCGGTCGCCTCCGCCAGCGCGGCCATCTCGGCCTCCAGCGCCGTCCGGTTCGCCTCGTCCTCCGGCCAGCGCATCCACAGCCGCAGGTCGCCGCCGTACAGGTAGATCGAGGAGAGCGCGGCCGCCACGTCCCGGCCGGTGTAGCGGCCGCGCGCCGGTGGACCCGGCCGGTACGTGGAGAGCCGGAAACCGCCGTCCCGGGTCGCCAGCGCCACCGTGACCAGGTCCGGGTGCCCGACGCCGAGCCGGGCGGCCGCGGCCCGGCGGACCACGAAGTCCTCCCGGTTCGCGAACTCCAGCCCGCCCGGCAACGGCAGCGTGGCCAGCCCGGCCCGTGGCAGCACCAGGCCACCGGCCAGGTCGAACCAGCCCGGCAACGTGGTCGCCAGGCGGGCCGGCTGCACCAGCTTCCAGTCGACCACCTCGCCGCTGACCCGGTCGACCGGCACCGCCTCCGCGTGCGCGCCGTCCGGGCCGGGCAGCCGCTCCACCGTCGCACCGGCCGGCGCCACCAGGATGTCGCAGTCCAGCGCGTCCGCGACCCGGCTCAGCAGCTTCGCGCTGCGCGCGCCGTCGTCGACCAGCACCCGGAGATCCTTCCCGGGTACGGCACACTCCTGCGCGTAGTCGGTCAGCTCCTCCGCGGTGAGCGCGGTCCCGGGCGCCTCCGGCCGGGCCAGCCCGCCGTCGCCGGTCCGCACCAGGACCAGGTCGCACAGGCCGTCCACCGGGGTCGGCGGGTCCACGGCCGGGTGCTCCGGCACGGGCTCGGGCATCGGCTGTCCGCTGGCTCGCAAACCGTCCTCGCTGTCCTGGTTCTGGGAGTGTCCACCGGCTCGGTCTCCGGTCCTCATTCTGCGGCCGGGACGGCGCCGAACCGCACCGACCAGCGCGCGGCCGGAGCCGGGCCGATGATCAGGGGTACGGTCCGCTGCCGGCCCTGCGGCATCGCGCGCAACGGCGACGCCAGCGCCGGTGCGTCCGCGCCCGCGCAGACCAGCACCCGGACCTTCGCGTCCGACCGGTCGGCGGGGAGCGCGGCCACCGACTCGATCCGCCGGCACCGGCCCGGGATCGTCTCGCCCAGCACGTCGCCGATGACCAGCACGTCCGTCTCCTCGCCGAGCTGCGTCACCAGCGCCAGCCCGTGCCGCCGGGCCGCCGCCGCGTCACCGCCCAGCGTGACCGCGTCCGGTGCGACCGCCAGGTCCACCCACAGCCGCCGGCCGTCGTGCTCACCGAGCACGACCGGCGCACCGGCCGACGGCGGCGCCTGCCCGCCGTCCAGCCATCCGTAGGCGGAACCCCACCGGGCCGGGCGCGCGCCGATCAGCCGCACGTCGGCCGGAACGTCGTCCCAGACCAGCGCGGTGACCAGCGTGGCGAACGGGTTCGCCGCGGACGCGGGCAGCAGCGCCGCGCCACTGATGTCCGGCATCGCGGCCGCGAACCCACCGGACTGGCCCGGCCGGCCGGGCGACGTGACACCCACCTTCCAGAGGCCGCTGTCCGCGGGCGACGCCGGAACCGGCGCCTCCCCGGCCCGTTGCTCCGGCACCCGCGGCGGCACCAGCGCCTCCACCACCGGCGTCCCGGCTGCCACCACCGGCGTTCCGGCTGCCACCACCTGCGTTCCGGCCGCTGCCGCCGGCCGCTCGGTCGCCGCTTGCGGGGCACGGGCGGCCTCCGCGGAGGTCTCCGGCGCGGGCGTCTCCGCTGCTTCCGGTGGCTTCGGCCGATCAGCCGCTTCCGGCGCCCGCGGCGCCGCGTCGGCGGTACGTTCACCGGAAGCCGCAGCGGCGGAACCCGCGGCCGGCGTCTCGCGTGCGTCCGCCGGGTTCGACGACGACGTGATGACCCACGCCGGGTGCGACGCCGGTGGCGTGCCTCCGGCAGCCGGCTCCGACGTTCCGGCGGCACGCTCCCGCGGCGTCTCGCCGCCGGACTCGGCGAAGGTGCCGGCCCGGTCCGTCTCACCCGGGCTGACGGGCGCGCTCGGCTCGGCGAAGGCCCCGGCCTGCCTCGGCATGCCGGTTCGCCCGCCGGGGCCGGCGAAGGTGCCGGTGGTGTCCGGTTGGCGAGTCGCGGCGCCGGGGTCGGCGAACGTGCCGGTGGTGTCCGGTTGGCGAGTTCCGGCGCCGGGGTCGGCGAACGTCCCGGACTCGGCCGGCGTTCCGGGCCGGGTGCCACGGCCGGCCGGCTCGCTGGACGGCGAGGCGGGCCGTCCCGGCTGCGCGGGCGGCGCGAACGTGTCCGTCGACGGCGCCCAGCTCTGCGACGACTCCGGCGGCTGGGGCCGCTCGCCGGCCGGACGCCGGCCCGGCGTGCTGCTGTCGGCGGAGGAAACCGGCGTCCAGATCGGAGCGCCGCCGCGTGTCGTGGGTCGCCGCCCCGGCGTGTCGCCGGCCGGCCGCGTGCGCGGAGCCTCCGGTGCGTCCGCTCCGCCGCCGTCCGGCCGTCCGTCGCCACCGCGAGCGGAGGCCGCACGCGCCGGCACGCCACCGGCCGGCGTGCGCCCCGGCGCGTCACCGGCGGGCGTGCGTCCCGGCGTGCCCGCCGAGCGGGTGCTGCCGGGCGCGTCCGCGTAAGGCGTGCCTCCCGGCGAGCCGCCGGCCGGAGTGCGGCCGGGAGGGCCGTCGGCCGGCGTGCGGCTGGAAGGGCCGCCGGCCGGCAATCGCGCACGCGTCCCGGCAGGCATATCGACTGGTGTGCCGTCGGCCGAACCGGGTCCCGGCGTGCCGCTGCCCGAGGCGTCCGGCCGGCGTCCTGCCGTACCACCCGGCCCGCGTCGTCCCGTCGTGCCGCTGCCCGGACCGCCCGGCCCGCGTGTCGGCCGCCCTCCGGTCGACGCCCGTCCCGGTTCCGTATCGGCCGGCGCCGGCCACGCCGGTCCCGCCGGCTCGCCACCCGGCCGGCCGCCGGGCCTGCCCGCCGAGGCCGGTCGTTCCCGGCCTGACGCCGGCCGTTCCCGGCCCGGTGCCGGTCCGCCCGGTCGCGTCGCCTTGGTGCCGCCGCTTCGCTCGGCGGCCGCCGAGCCACCGCCCGCGCGGGCCCGGGCCGGGCGCCGGCCCATCAGCGCGACCTGCGCCCAGACCAGCAGCAGCACCGCCAGCACGATCAGCGCGATCCGCAGCGCCATGGGGGAGTACAGCAGGTCGAGGCCGTGCGGCTCGGCCGAGCCGTTTCCGTCGGCCGCCGCGGCCGGCGGTGGTTCGCTGGTGACGGCCGGTGCGGCCGTGCCCGGTGCCGGGGCGGCGGGCGTGATCGCGGGCAGCGGGCCGGTCTTGACGCCGGATCCGCTAGCGTCCTCGGGAAGCACCAGGATCCAGCCCGGTTCGAGCGAGGTCGGATCCGTCAGGCTGCGCCCGTCCGGCTGTGGCCGGCCCTCGTTCAGCGCGACGATCTCCGGGTACCGGTTGCCGTCCCCGAGCGTCTTCGCCGCGATCTGGAACAGGAACTCGCGCTGCCCGTTGATCGGCGGGCCGACCACGTAGTATTTACCGGTCTCCTCCGGCGCCCGCACGGCGGCCAGCGCGAACGCGCCGTTCGTGACGGGTGCGGCGGACGTCGCGAGCGTGCCGGCCGGCAGCGCCAGCAGGGGCACGATGCCGAGCACCGCAAGTCGACGCGTCATGCACACATAGTCCTTCTCCGGGAGTCGGCGCCGCGCTCCGGGGTTCGCCACCCAGATCGCGGACGGAATTCGTGAACCCGGGCGTTCCGTCCACCGTTCTCAGGGTGTTCTTCCAAGCCTGGAGGCGTTATGAGCGGAATTACACCGTATTTGCAGGGCGGGGGCAATGCGGCCGACGCCTGCCGCGACGCCGCGGCCGACATCGCCGCCCGCCTCGGCACACTGCGTAGCCACCTGGCCGGTCTGGACGCGGACCGGCTCCGGATGCCGCCGTCCCGGCTCGCGGACCTGCTGGCCGGGTACGACATCTACGCCCGCATGCTCGACGACGCGCTGCACGACATCGCGGTCGGCCTGCAGCGGGCGGTCCCGGCGCCGCGCCGGTCCGATGTGGAGCTCGCCGGTGGGGAGTACCGGTGACGGCCGCCGACCCCGCCGACACCGGGGAGATCATCGGCGCGCTCGCCGCGGACATCGCGCAGCGGCTGGCCGCCCTGCGCCGTGAGCTGGAGCCGACCCGGGAGCTGTGGTCCGGTGACCGGCTGGCGCTCGGACCCGCGGCGGAGTGGACGCTCGCGGCCGACGGGCTGCTCGGCCGGGACGGCGTGGTCGCGCTGGTCAGCGATGCGATGAAGATCACTTGGCCCGGGTACGCGGGCGTGGGCTGGACCGATGCCGCGGGTGACCGGGCCGCGCCGGTGCGGGACCGGTGAGACTGCGGCAGGATGTCGCTGCCGTCATGCGGCGTTCCGGGAGGGAGTGACCAGCGTTGAGTGCGTCCACATGCGACGACGGGACCGCGCGGTCCCTCGTCGGGTTCCTGGTGCTCGGCCGTCTCACCGAGGCGGAGCACGGGAGGGTGACGGCGCACCTGGAGACCTGCGCGTCCTGCCGGCTGGAGCGCGACCAGCTGGAGAAGGTCGTCGCGGTGCTCCGCATGCTGGGCGACGACGAGGCCGGCGCGCTGGTCGACGAGTTCGGCCTGGACGGCCCCGGGACCGCCGCGGACGATCAGCTCTTCGGCGCGCCCGGCGCCCCGCGGCCGTTCCTGCCGACGTCGCTGCTGCCGGTCTCCGCGATCCCGATCTCCGGCATCCCGATCTCGGGCATCCCGATCTCCGGCATTCCGATCTCCGGCATTCCGGTCTCCCCGGCGGAGCCGCCGCTGCCCCCGGTCCGCGCCGTGGCCCGCCCGCCGGCCGGATCGCAGGCACACCGCGCGGTGGCCCGCCCGCCCGCGGAGTCCCAGGCGAATCCCGCCGTGTTCCGCGCTCCCGACGAGTCCCCGGACCCGCACGGCCCGGCCGGTTCCCAGGCCACCCGCCGCCCCACCGAGTCGCAGGCCATGCGCGCGCTCACCGGCGACGCCGCACCCGGCTTCCGGCCGGATCCGGCGGCCTCCCAGCCGAACCGGGTCGGCCCGGCGGCGTCCCAGCCGAACCGGGTCGGCCCTGCGGCATCCGGGGCGAACCGGACGAACCCGGCCGCGTCGCAGCCGAACCGGCTCGACCCGGCAGCGTCCCAGGGGGCCCGCCCGGACCCCGCGACATCCCAGGCGCACCGCCTCGATCCAGCGATATCCCCGGCGAACCGGGCCAATCGTACGGACGGCGCCAATCGCGCTGACGCGCCGAACCGGTCCAAAGGTGCCGATCGGGCCAACCCGGCCGACTCCCAGGCGAGCCGTCTGGAGGCGGCCGTTCGCCCGGCGACCGGCGAGCTGCGCCCGGTCGCCCGGATCGGCCCGGTCCCCGCCATCGACCGCGCTCAGCTGCGGCTCGGCGAGGGCTACCTGCCGCCGCGCCCGGCCACCGGCCCGCTGGCCCGCGGCCCGCACTCGCACCGCCGCCAGCGCTCCCGCCGCCGTACCCGGGTGCTCGTGGTGGCCGGTGTGCTGGTCGCCGCGGTCGGCACGTCGCTGCTGATCAGGCCGTTGCTGACGGAGGACGCGCCGCCGGTGGTCGCGGTCGCCTCGATCGACGACGACGTCAGCGGCGTGGCCGTCTCCGCCGTGCTCTACGAGGAGGACGGCCGGGTGAGCGTGCGGCTCACCGCGGACGGGCTGACCCCCGGCACCGCCTACGAGCTGTACGCGGTCCAGGACGACGGCACCGACCTGCTGCTCGGCGGTCTTACCGGCGACCCGGACGGCGGTACGTTCACCGGCGACCTCCCGCTTCCGGTCGACCAGCTCTGGTACTTCAGCGTGCGGGAGGTGGACGGTGCGCTCACCGTCTCTGCGAACGTCGTCGAGGGCTCGCCCGCGCCCGGCGAGCCGGATGCGGATGCGCCATGACCAGCGAGTCCCGGTCGTACCCACAGGTCATCGCAGTCAGTGAGGTCATGATTCCGATGGGGAGCACCGCCCACCGGCAAGATTCATCGGGAAAACCCCCACGAACGATGAACTCCGGTGACGACCCGTCCGTTATCAGTCCCATGGATCCGGCCACGGGCAGCGCGCCACCGAGCGAGGTGTCGTCACTGCCGACTCACGACGAGGCACTACGGCTCGCCTACGAGACCCACGGCCCCATCCTGTTGAACTACCTGTTGCGTCTGACCAGCGGAAACCGCGGCATGGCCGAGGACATCCTGCAGGAGACGCTGATGCGGGCGTGGAACCATCCGGAGGCGCGCACCGCCGACGGGCAGTGGAGCCGCGGCTGGCTGTTCACGGTGGCGCGGCGGATCGCGATCGACCACATCCGGGCCGCGCAGGGCCGGCCGGTGGAGCAGCTCGACGAGCGCCTCGAGGAGCGGCACGCCGGGGCCGACGAGATCGACCGGCTGATCAACACCCGGGAGATCCGGGACGCGGTGGCCCGGCTTCCAGTGCGGCTGCGCAGCGCGCTCATCGAGATCTACTTCCAGGAGCGCTCGGTGGCCGAGGCCGCGCAGAACCTCGCGGTGCCGGAGGGCACGGTCAAGTCGCGCACGTTCTATGCGTTACGCGCGCTGCACGAGGACCTGACCACACGCGGCTTCACACTCTGAGCACGACCAGCACGACCGAGTACGACGAGCCCGGCCGAGCGCCGAAAATCTTGAG
This genomic interval carries:
- a CDS encoding sigma-70 family RNA polymerase sigma factor produces the protein MDPATGSAPPSEVSSLPTHDEALRLAYETHGPILLNYLLRLTSGNRGMAEDILQETLMRAWNHPEARTADGQWSRGWLFTVARRIAIDHIRAAQGRPVEQLDERLEERHAGADEIDRLINTREIRDAVARLPVRLRSALIEIYFQERSVAEAAQNLAVPEGTVKSRTFYALRALHEDLTTRGFTL